Proteins encoded by one window of Desulfocurvus vexinensis DSM 17965:
- a CDS encoding UbiA-like polyprenyltransferase, with protein sequence MHVPALLRMIKIEHSVFALPFAYCGMVLAAGGWPGVVPFVLITVAMVAMRSFAMAVNRLADLPFDAQNPRTQGRELVTGAVSVRQAWVFTAGAALVFVLACAGLNRLCLLLSPVALGLGALYSYTKRFTPLCHFVLGATLGLAPVAAWLGVTAQFTVTAWLLFFAVTFWVAGFDILYACQDVEFDRAQGLHSLPADAGLPTALAVSWMCHVNTAILLGLAGALAGLGWGWWIVWALVSGILVFEHMLFRPDDMRRVNLTFFTLNGVVGVAVLAGVLLGMWI encoded by the coding sequence ATGCACGTCCCGGCCCTGCTGCGGATGATCAAGATCGAGCATTCGGTGTTCGCCCTGCCTTTCGCCTATTGCGGCATGGTCCTGGCGGCGGGCGGCTGGCCGGGCGTGGTGCCCTTCGTGCTCATCACCGTGGCCATGGTGGCCATGCGCTCCTTCGCCATGGCCGTGAACCGCTTGGCGGACCTGCCCTTCGACGCGCAGAACCCGCGCACCCAGGGCCGCGAGCTGGTCACCGGCGCGGTGTCCGTGCGCCAGGCCTGGGTGTTCACGGCGGGCGCGGCGCTGGTTTTCGTGCTGGCCTGCGCGGGGCTGAACCGGCTGTGCCTGCTGCTCTCGCCCGTTGCCCTGGGGCTGGGGGCGCTGTACAGCTACACCAAGCGCTTCACCCCGCTGTGCCATTTCGTGCTCGGGGCGACCCTGGGGCTGGCGCCGGTGGCGGCGTGGCTGGGCGTGACGGCACAGTTCACGGTGACGGCCTGGCTGCTGTTCTTCGCCGTGACCTTCTGGGTGGCGGGCTTCGACATCCTCTACGCCTGCCAGGACGTGGAGTTCGACCGCGCCCAGGGGCTGCACTCGCTGCCCGCCGACGCGGGGCTGCCCACGGCCCTGGCCGTGTCGTGGATGTGCCACGTCAACACGGCCATCCTGCTGGGCCTGGCCGGGGCCCTGGCCGGGCTGGGCTGGGGCTGGTGGATCGTGTGGGCGCTGGTGTCGGGCATCCTGGTCTTCGAGCACATGCTGTTTCGCCCCGACGACATGCGCCGGGTGAACCTGACGTTCTTCACGCTCAACGGCGTGGTGGGCGTGGCGGTGCTGGCCGGGGTGCTGCTGGGGATGTGGATCTAG
- the tyrS gene encoding tyrosine--tRNA ligase has translation MNIIDELKWRGLIFQVSDEDGLRKHFETPGRALYCGFDPTAKSLHIGNMVPLLALLRFKRAGHDPIVLMGGATGRIGDPSGKDQERQLLAYETIEANIENIRGQVHALFGSDTRVVNNYDWTSGMTIVEFLRDVGKHFTVNAMMAKESVRQRIERDEVGISFTEFSYQILQAMDFEFLYRAHDCRLQIGGSDQWGNITAGTELVRKKAGGQAYALTFPLLTTASGAKFGKSEKGAIYMDPSLTSPWDFYQYWVNVDDRDVVKLLKVFTFKGQEEIAALAARVAEAPQLREAQRALAAEMTAMVHGADELAKIETAVEVLFGAGDPAGADAPTLRAALGSAPQVAYAAAELPPLAQILVDLGLCKSKGAARKDIEAGAVRVNMQPVADQLFTPGAGDFLHGEVLLVRKGKKHWGLVTLR, from the coding sequence ATGAACATCATCGACGAACTCAAGTGGCGCGGCCTGATTTTCCAGGTCTCCGACGAGGACGGCCTGCGCAAGCATTTCGAGACCCCGGGCCGCGCGCTGTATTGCGGCTTCGACCCCACGGCCAAAAGCCTGCACATCGGCAACATGGTGCCGCTGCTGGCGCTGTTGCGCTTCAAGCGTGCGGGGCATGACCCCATCGTGCTCATGGGCGGCGCCACGGGACGCATCGGCGACCCTTCGGGCAAGGATCAGGAGCGCCAGCTGCTGGCCTATGAGACCATCGAGGCCAACATCGAGAACATCCGGGGCCAGGTCCACGCCCTGTTCGGCAGCGACACCCGCGTGGTCAACAACTACGACTGGACCAGCGGCATGACCATCGTCGAATTCCTGCGCGACGTGGGCAAGCATTTCACGGTCAACGCCATGATGGCCAAGGAGTCGGTGCGCCAGCGCATCGAGCGCGACGAGGTGGGCATCTCCTTCACGGAGTTCAGCTACCAGATTCTCCAGGCCATGGATTTCGAGTTCCTGTACCGCGCCCACGACTGCCGCTTGCAGATCGGCGGGTCGGACCAGTGGGGCAACATCACGGCGGGCACGGAACTGGTGCGCAAGAAGGCCGGGGGCCAGGCCTACGCCCTGACCTTCCCGCTGCTGACCACCGCCAGCGGCGCCAAGTTCGGCAAGTCCGAGAAGGGCGCCATCTACATGGACCCGAGCCTGACCTCGCCCTGGGATTTCTACCAGTACTGGGTCAACGTGGACGACCGCGACGTGGTCAAGCTGCTCAAGGTGTTCACGTTCAAGGGCCAGGAGGAGATCGCGGCCCTGGCCGCGCGGGTGGCCGAGGCCCCGCAGCTGCGCGAGGCCCAGCGGGCCCTGGCCGCCGAGATGACGGCCATGGTCCACGGCGCGGACGAGCTGGCCAAGATCGAGACCGCCGTGGAGGTGCTCTTCGGCGCGGGCGACCCCGCCGGGGCGGACGCCCCGACCCTGCGCGCGGCGCTGGGCTCGGCGCCGCAGGTGGCCTATGCGGCTGCGGAGCTGCCGCCCCTGGCGCAGATCCTGGTGGACCTGGGGCTGTGCAAGTCCAAGGGCGCGGCCCGCAAGGACATCGAGGCCGGGGCCGTGCGTGTGAACATGCAGCCCGTGGCCGACCAGCTGTTCACCCCCGGCGCGGGGGACTTCCTGCACGGCGAGGTGCTTCTGGTGCGCAAGGGCAAGAAGCACTGGGGCCTGGTGACGCTGCGCTAG